The stretch of DNA CTGCTGGGCCAAAGCGCGGATGCTCTGCCCTTGCTCGTACTTCTTCTTCAGGTCCGCGCTTAGTTTTTCCCGCGCGGCGCCGGTCACCCGGCTCCCCTTCTTCAGCGTCTCGGCCACTCGTGCCTCCTCATGGGAAGTGCTCATGGGAAGTGCGTTACCCTTTCCCATGATCACCCTTTCTTAGGCTTGTGGCCAGCACTTACACAAAGTTCTTGGTCTCTTTTTGGTCGCGGAAAATCAGATTTTCGTCACACTAGCGGCCACGATTCCTATCAGTAATCTACCCACTACGCCCCGTCGTCAAAATAATCACCCGTACGGAGTACTGATCGTCTTGGCCTTGAGCACCCAGCGCTACGGCAAAGACACAATCGGTGTCGAGGCCCGGGCGAGCCCGGCGAGCGCCGAATAAGGCTCACCCGGATGCGTACTCGGCGCGAATGTGTGCCCGGCTCAGCTTTCCAGTGGGGGTACGCGGCAGCCGCTCGGCGAACCGCACCTCCCGCGGACACTTGTACCCCGCCAGCCGCTCCCGGCAGAACGCGGTCAGCTCGGCCGCCAGCTCCGCGCCGGGCGCCACGCCGGCCGCCGGCTCCACCACCGCGGTCACGCGCTGTCCCCACTCTGGGTCGGGCAGGCCGACGACCACCACGTCGCCGACTGCGGGGTGCTGCTGCAACACCCCCTCCACCTCGGCCGGGTAGATGTTGACGCCGCCGGAGATGATCAGGTCGGTACGGCGGTCGAGCAGGTACAGGTAACCGTCCTCGTCCAGGTACCCGACGTCGCCCACGGTGAAGAAGTCACCCCGGTACGCCGCGGCGGTCTTGGCCGGGTCCTTGTGGTACTCGAAGCCGTCGCCGTTGCGCAGGTACACCGTGCCGGGCTTGCCCGGCGGCAGCTCGCGTCCGTCGTCGTCCAGGATCCGGACCTGCGCACCCAGCCAGGCCCGGCCCACGGTCCCGGGGCGGGCCAGCCACTCCTCGGGGCGCACGAACGTGCCGCCGCCCTCGGTCGAGGAGTAGAACTCGTACAGCACCGGCCCCCACCACTCGAGCATCCGGCGCTTGGTCTCCACCGGGCAGGGCGCGCCCGCGTGGAACACCTGGCGCAGTGAACCGGTGTCGTACGCCTTCCGCGTCTCCTCCGGCAGGGCGAGCAGCCGCTGGAACATGATCGGCACCATGAACGAGTCGGTGACCCGGTACCGCTGGATCAGCTCCAGCGCGCCCTCGGGCGTGAACCGGTCCATGACGACGACCAGGTGTCCCAGGTGCAGCGCCCAGCCCGCGTGCCGGGCCGGGGCGGAGTGGTACAGCGGGGAGACGACCAGGTGGACACCGTCGCCGGGCGTGAGGCCGTACTGGGCGACGACGGTCGGCAACCGCCGGGCCAGGTCCGCCTCCGGCTCGCAGCCGGGCAGCCGCGGCCGTACCCCCTTGGGCCGCCCGGTGGTGCCGGAGGTGTACAGCATGGGCCGGCCGGCGAGACGGTCGGCCGGCGGGTCCGCCGGTTGCCCGGCCACCAGCTCGGTCAGGGGACGGAAGCCGGCCACCTCCGGGACGCCGAAGCAGCGGTCCGGCGGCAGCCCGGCGGCCGTGGCGGCGGCCCGGGCGGCGTCCGCGAACCGCGCGCTGGCGAGGAACACCCGGGCGTCGGAGTCGGTCAGGATGTAGGCGATCTCATCCGCGGTGAGGTGCCAGTTGATCGCGGTCAGGTACAGGCCGAGCTGGGCGGTGGCCAACTGCACGGCCAGGAAGTCGGTCCCGTTGGGCAGCAGGACCGCGACCACATCGCCCGGACGCAGCCCGAACGCGCGCAGCCCGCGGGAGAGCCGGTTGACGCGCTCGTAGAGCGCGCCGTACGTGGTTTCAGCCCCGTCCGGGCCGACCACCGCGACCCGCTTCGGATGCGCCCGGGCGATCTCCCAGAACCCGAGCGCGCCGTCGACCGTGTGTTCCCGAGCTGACATGCGCCGCATCGTACGCGGCCTCGCTCCCGCGGCCCGAGTGCGCTCCGTGCCGGCTGTGCGGGTCGGCGCATGCGCCGACCCGCACAGCCGGGTGATCCGATCAGCTCACCGGGGCCTTGGAGCGCAGGATCCGGAGGAACTCCCGCATCCAGGCCGGGTGGTCCGGCCACGCCCGGGCGGAGACCATCAGGCCGTCGACGACCGCCTCGCCGTCGACGAACTCAGCACCGGCGGACCGGATGTCGGGCGCGCAGGCCGGGTACGCCGCGGTGCGCCGGCCCTTGAGGACGCCGGCGGCGAGGAGAGCCTGGCCGCCGTGGCACAGGTGCGCGACCGGCTTGTCCTGCTCGAAGAAGTGCCTGATGATGCGCTGACAGTCGGGGTCGTTGCGGATGTACTCGGGCGCGCGTCCGCCGGGGACGACCAGCGCCACGTACTCCGTGGGGTCGACCTCGGCGAAGGACAGGTCGGCCGGCCAGGTGCGCCCGGGTTTCTCGGTGTAGGTGTCGAACCCCTCGGCGAAGTCGTGGACCACGAACTGGAGCCGCTTCTTGCTCGGTGCGGCGATGTGGACCTCGTACCCCTCCTCCAGCAGCCGCTGGTACGGGTACATGACCTCCAGGTCCTCAGCGGCGTCACCGGTGATCATGAGCACTTTGGGCATACGCCTCACTCCTCGACGCTGAGGGCGGGAACAGTGTCGGTCTCATACTCGACCGGCAGGCCAAGCCCCACAACAGGTGAATGTTCCTCTAACAGGATAAGTTCTCGAAAGGCGTACAGATCGGCTACTGGCCATTCATCGTTCCGGGCGGCGTGGGCGCGGGAAGCCGCCTCGCGCAGCTCGGCGACCTGCGGACAGGCCGCTCCGCAGGGCGAGGCCGTCGGCCGGGCGCTCCAGCTCCCGTGCTGACACGGCCGCCGCGATGCGGCGGCGAACTGGCGGATAGCCGGGGGATCTTGAGGCTTTCCGACGTGTCGTCGGAAAGAGTTATCGTGAGGGACATGCCGCGGATCACCGCGCCGACCCTGGCGCAACACCGTTCCCGGCAGCTTCACGCCCTGTTGGAGGCTGCGCGGGAGATCGTGCGCGAGGCCGGCCCGCAGGCGCTCACGCTGGCCGCGCTCGCCCGCCGGGTGGGACTGTCGCGGCCCAGCCTCTACGAGTACTTCCCGTCCCGCGACGACCTGGTCGTCGCGCTCCTGGCCGAGGAGGTGCCGGCGTGGGCGGACCGGCTGCGGGCCGCGCTGGCCGCATACGGCACGCTGGAGGAGCAGGTCGCCGCCTTCGTCCGCGCCGAGCTGGAGCTGATGCGCGAGCAGGCCATGGCCGTCGCCCTGACCGAGCACGCGCTCACCCCCCGCGAGCGCGTGCGGCGCGAGCACGCGCGGTTGCTGCGGCCGCTGGTCGACGCGCTGGCCGCCGTCGGCGTCCCGGAGCCGGAGCTGCGTGCCGAACTCGTCGAGGGGGTGGTGACCGCGGCCGGCCACCGCCTGTACGCCGGGGCCGACCCGGAGACGGTCATCGCCGCCGCCGTCGCGCAGGCCGTGCACGGGATCGGCGGGTGGGCCCGGGGGTGAGAACCACCGGCGGACAGCCGCCAGCTGGCGGGCCACGTCCTGCGATGCGCGGGGGACGTGCCGCCGAGGAGACGTTCCTCATGACGCGAGCCCGGCCGGGTCCCCGACGACCTGCCGTGGCGGTACGGGGTGGCGGTTGCCGCCCACCCGGGTGGGGAACCGCCGGTCAGGCCAGGGCGACCAGATCGGCGTACTCGTCACTCCACAGGTCCTCGACCCCGTCGGGCAACAGGATGATCCGCTCGGGGTTGAGCGCCTCCACGGCGCCCTCGTCGTGGGTGACCAGCACGATGGCGCCGGTGTAGGTGCGCAGCGCCGCCAGGACCTCCTCCCGACTGGCCGGGTCGAGGTTGTTGGTGGGCTCGTCCAGCAGCAGCACGTTGGCGCTGGAGACCACGAGGGTGGCGAGCGCGAGCCGGGTCTTCTCCCCGCCGGACAGCACGCCGGCGGGCTTGTCCACGTCGTCGCCGGAGAACAGGAACGAACCCAGGATCTTGCGCACCTCGACCTCGGGCAGGTCGGGGGCTGCCGACCGCATGTTCTCCAGCACCGTCCGCGCGGTGTCGAGCGTCTCGTGCTCCTGCGCGTAGTACCCGAGCTTCAGCCCGTGCCCGCGGACGACCTCGCCGGTGTCCGGCTGCTCCAGCCCGGCGAGGATGCGCAGCAGGGTGGTCTTGCCGGCGCCGTTCAGGCCCAGCACCACGACCCGGGAGCCGCGGTCGATGGCGAGGTCG from Carbonactinospora thermoautotrophica encodes:
- a CDS encoding helix-turn-helix domain-containing protein translates to MAETLKKGSRVTGAAREKLSADLKKKYEQGQSIRALAQQTGRSYGFVHRMLTESGVQLRGRGGATRGKGKTKTATNKG
- a CDS encoding AMP-binding protein — its product is MSAREHTVDGALGFWEIARAHPKRVAVVGPDGAETTYGALYERVNRLSRGLRAFGLRPGDVVAVLLPNGTDFLAVQLATAQLGLYLTAINWHLTADEIAYILTDSDARVFLASARFADAARAAATAAGLPPDRCFGVPEVAGFRPLTELVAGQPADPPADRLAGRPMLYTSGTTGRPKGVRPRLPGCEPEADLARRLPTVVAQYGLTPGDGVHLVVSPLYHSAPARHAGWALHLGHLVVVMDRFTPEGALELIQRYRVTDSFMVPIMFQRLLALPEETRKAYDTGSLRQVFHAGAPCPVETKRRMLEWWGPVLYEFYSSTEGGGTFVRPEEWLARPGTVGRAWLGAQVRILDDDGRELPPGKPGTVYLRNGDGFEYHKDPAKTAAAYRGDFFTVGDVGYLDEDGYLYLLDRRTDLIISGGVNIYPAEVEGVLQQHPAVGDVVVVGLPDPEWGQRVTAVVEPAAGVAPGAELAAELTAFCRERLAGYKCPREVRFAERLPRTPTGKLSRAHIRAEYASG
- a CDS encoding DJ-1/PfpI family protein encodes the protein MPKVLMITGDAAEDLEVMYPYQRLLEEGYEVHIAAPSKKRLQFVVHDFAEGFDTYTEKPGRTWPADLSFAEVDPTEYVALVVPGGRAPEYIRNDPDCQRIIRHFFEQDKPVAHLCHGGQALLAAGVLKGRRTAAYPACAPDIRSAGAEFVDGEAVVDGLMVSARAWPDHPAWMREFLRILRSKAPVS
- a CDS encoding TetR/AcrR family transcriptional regulator, which gives rise to MPRITAPTLAQHRSRQLHALLEAAREIVREAGPQALTLAALARRVGLSRPSLYEYFPSRDDLVVALLAEEVPAWADRLRAALAAYGTLEEQVAAFVRAELELMREQAMAVALTEHALTPRERVRREHARLLRPLVDALAAVGVPEPELRAELVEGVVTAAGHRLYAGADPETVIAAAVAQAVHGIGGWARG